One part of the Salinimonas iocasae genome encodes these proteins:
- the acs gene encoding acetate--CoA ligase, translating into MTATKTYPVPEQIKQSTHLDEAQYTQMYKESVEDPSGFWGKHAEFLDWYTKPSKVKNTHFGKDDVSIKWFEDGEINASYNCIDRHLANDAKKVALYWEGDSPEDNEEITYQQLHYEVCKLANGLKKLGVGKGDRVAIYMPMVPHAAYAMLACARIGAVHSVIFGGFSPNAIADRINDSAAKIVITCDEGRRGGRSVPLKQNVDKALSNGACPSITNVICHKLTGGDVAWNDDLDVAWEALIDDCSAQCEPEVMNAEDPLFILYTSGSTGTPKGVVHTTGGYLLYTALTFKYAFDYQQDDVYWCSADVGWITGHSYMVYGPMINGASQVFFEGVPTYPDVTRIAQVIEKYKVNSFYTAPTAIRALMAHGDKPAEGCDLSSLRILGTVGEPINPEAWEWYYRVLGQSRCPIMDTWWQTETGGHMITPLPGATTLKPGSATRPFFGIQPALFDADGNELDGEAEGNLVIKDSWPSQARTVYGDHERFINTYFSAYEGVYFTGDGARRDEDGYYWITGRVDDVLNVSGHRLGTAEIESALVAHSKVAEAAVVGYPHDIKGQGIYVYVTPNEGVEPDDALTKELRDWVRQELSPIATPDMIQWSVGLPKTRSGKIMRRILRKIAANEHDQLGDTSTLADPSVVDTLIEQRLNK; encoded by the coding sequence ATGACAGCCACTAAGACGTATCCTGTTCCCGAACAAATCAAGCAATCCACCCATTTGGACGAAGCGCAATATACGCAAATGTACAAGGAATCGGTAGAGGATCCGTCAGGATTTTGGGGTAAACACGCCGAATTTCTTGATTGGTATACTAAGCCCTCCAAAGTAAAAAACACGCATTTTGGAAAAGATGATGTGTCAATTAAGTGGTTTGAGGATGGCGAAATTAACGCCAGCTACAACTGTATTGACCGGCATCTGGCAAACGATGCGAAAAAAGTTGCGCTGTACTGGGAAGGAGACTCTCCTGAAGACAACGAAGAAATTACCTATCAGCAACTGCATTACGAAGTATGTAAGCTGGCGAACGGTCTAAAAAAACTGGGTGTAGGGAAAGGCGACCGTGTCGCTATCTATATGCCGATGGTCCCTCACGCTGCCTATGCCATGCTCGCGTGTGCCAGAATAGGGGCGGTTCACTCAGTAATATTCGGTGGCTTCTCGCCCAATGCAATAGCCGACCGCATTAATGACAGTGCTGCGAAAATTGTCATTACCTGTGATGAGGGGCGCCGTGGTGGACGCAGCGTGCCACTAAAACAAAATGTTGATAAAGCGCTATCAAATGGCGCGTGTCCTTCTATCACCAATGTTATTTGTCACAAGCTAACCGGTGGAGACGTTGCCTGGAATGATGACTTAGATGTCGCCTGGGAAGCGCTTATCGATGATTGCTCTGCGCAATGTGAGCCAGAAGTGATGAATGCAGAAGATCCGCTTTTTATTCTGTATACGTCGGGCTCGACAGGTACGCCAAAAGGTGTGGTGCACACTACGGGCGGTTACCTGCTTTATACTGCGCTTACATTTAAATATGCATTTGATTACCAGCAGGACGATGTTTACTGGTGTTCTGCTGATGTTGGCTGGATCACTGGGCACAGTTATATGGTTTACGGACCGATGATAAATGGTGCTTCACAGGTTTTCTTTGAAGGGGTGCCGACGTATCCGGATGTAACCCGTATTGCTCAGGTTATTGAGAAATATAAGGTCAACAGCTTTTATACTGCACCCACTGCAATCCGTGCGCTTATGGCGCATGGTGATAAGCCGGCTGAGGGCTGCGATTTATCTTCACTGAGAATTCTGGGAACCGTTGGCGAGCCAATTAATCCGGAAGCCTGGGAGTGGTATTATCGCGTTCTGGGTCAAAGTCGCTGTCCTATCATGGATACTTGGTGGCAGACAGAAACTGGCGGCCACATGATTACGCCGTTACCGGGCGCTACTACGCTCAAACCAGGGTCAGCCACGCGTCCGTTTTTTGGTATTCAGCCGGCACTGTTTGACGCAGATGGCAACGAGCTGGATGGCGAAGCGGAAGGTAACCTCGTGATTAAGGATAGCTGGCCAAGTCAGGCCAGAACCGTTTATGGCGATCATGAGCGCTTTATAAATACCTATTTCAGTGCTTATGAAGGGGTGTACTTTACCGGCGATGGCGCGCGGCGCGACGAAGACGGTTATTACTGGATAACCGGCAGGGTAGATGATGTTCTTAATGTATCGGGGCATCGACTGGGCACCGCCGAGATTGAAAGTGCGTTGGTGGCGCACAGTAAAGTCGCAGAAGCCGCTGTAGTGGGCTACCCTCATGATATCAAGGGGCAGGGTATATATGTTTATGTCACGCCCAATGAAGGTGTTGAACCGGATGACGCGCTTACCAAGGAGCTGCGTGACTGGGTGCGTCAGGAACTAAGCCCAATTGCCACACCTGACATGATTCAATGGTCAGTGGGACTGCCAAAAACGCGTTCGGGTAAGATTATGCGTCGGATTCTGCGGAAAATCGCGGCCAATGAGCATGACCAACTTGGTGATACATCCACATTGGCGGATCCGTCAGTTGTTGATACACTCATTGAGCAAAGGCTTAATAAGTAA
- a CDS encoding response regulator transcription factor: MITLLIADDHPLYRDALKGALSLNLPDLRVLEAGDLNHTVSLLQNEDIDLLLLDLHMPGSNDLFGLLHIRKLFPGLPVAVVSGTEDAAIISKIVGVGALGFIPKTASSADIAEAVQVILDGDIWVPESVTDHLEEVDESFSELADKVSSLTPSQYKVLCYMRDGLLNKQIGYNLDIAEATVKAHVTAIFKKLGINNRTQAVLIASQLELEPPEQRP, encoded by the coding sequence ATGATAACGCTGCTTATTGCAGATGATCATCCGCTGTATCGGGATGCGCTGAAAGGCGCGTTATCGCTGAATCTGCCGGACTTGAGGGTGCTCGAGGCCGGCGATCTTAACCACACCGTATCATTACTGCAAAACGAAGATATCGACTTATTACTGCTGGACCTTCACATGCCCGGCAGTAATGATTTATTCGGATTACTTCATATCAGAAAGCTTTTTCCCGGATTACCGGTAGCAGTGGTTTCAGGAACTGAGGATGCGGCCATAATCTCTAAGATAGTTGGCGTTGGTGCGTTAGGGTTTATTCCAAAGACAGCCAGCTCCGCTGATATTGCCGAAGCGGTACAGGTTATTCTGGACGGCGACATCTGGGTGCCTGAGTCGGTAACTGATCATCTTGAAGAAGTGGACGAAAGTTTCAGCGAGCTGGCCGACAAAGTCTCCAGTCTGACGCCATCCCAGTACAAGGTGCTTTGTTATATGCGTGACGGATTACTTAACAAGCAGATTGGTTACAACCTTGATATTGCAGAGGCAACGGTAAAAGCACACGTTACCGCTATTTTTAAAAAGCTGGGGATAAACAACCGTACCCAAGCCGTTCTGATTGCATCTCAGTTAGAACTGGAGCCGCCAGAGCAACGCCCCTGA
- a CDS encoding ATP-dependent zinc protease family protein, producing MSTSDTQQKSIVGALELCNLPDLAITSLHVRVDSGAATSSLHVDNIEEFDKDGDLWVSFDIHPDIHNVETVTRRQAKVLAQKRVKSSTATRERRYVIQTPIEMAGQRWQIQLTLTDRSEMTYLMLLGREAMAGRLIVDPEFDYLLSADTDH from the coding sequence GTGAGTACATCTGATACACAACAAAAAAGCATTGTTGGCGCGCTCGAGTTATGTAATTTGCCAGACCTGGCAATCACATCACTGCATGTGCGCGTTGATAGTGGCGCCGCTACCTCATCGCTACACGTTGATAATATTGAAGAGTTCGATAAAGACGGCGATTTGTGGGTAAGTTTCGATATTCACCCAGACATTCATAATGTTGAGACTGTCACCCGCCGCCAGGCGAAGGTGCTGGCTCAAAAACGCGTGAAGAGTTCTACCGCAACCCGCGAGCGCAGGTATGTGATTCAAACGCCTATCGAAATGGCCGGGCAACGCTGGCAAATCCAGTTGACGTTAACCGATCGCTCAGAAATGACCTATCTTATGTTGTTAGGCCGTGAGGCCATGGCTGGGCGGCTTATCGTTGATCCGGAGTTTGACTATCTGCTATCTGCAGATACAGACCACTAA
- a CDS encoding succinylglutamate desuccinylase/aspartoacylase family protein, with product MADADLVIGGVAVSPGQTTKIQLEMPPLYTATNMSIPVYVKRGKRPGPTMFVSAAIHGDELNGIEIVARLIRSKSIERMRGTLIAVPMVNVYGVLNQSRYLPDRRDLNRCFPGSKKGSLAARLAHLFFTEVVCKCDVGIDLHTGAIHRSNIPQIRANLDDEEVMEMAKAFGVPVVLNADIRDGSLRQAASEAGVKMLLYEAGQALRYDEFSVRAGVKGVINTMRHLGMLNKRKSKGHDIQRFIAHQSGWVRASESGFVTHLAQLGDHVEKGDRLAVIADPFGEPQATIICPAEGVVIGKQNIPLAQEGEAIYHVAYFSRAEAVAEHVELLQDSLVPTEQAVSE from the coding sequence GTGGCAGATGCTGATTTAGTCATCGGGGGTGTTGCTGTCTCTCCCGGGCAAACGACCAAAATTCAGCTTGAAATGCCGCCGTTGTACACGGCGACGAATATGAGTATTCCGGTTTATGTTAAGCGTGGAAAACGCCCTGGCCCAACCATGTTTGTCAGTGCAGCCATTCATGGCGACGAGCTCAATGGTATTGAAATCGTTGCACGACTTATCCGCTCTAAATCTATCGAGCGTATGCGCGGAACATTAATTGCTGTACCCATGGTCAATGTGTACGGCGTATTGAACCAGTCACGCTATCTGCCAGATCGCAGAGACTTAAACCGATGCTTCCCGGGTAGTAAGAAAGGGTCATTGGCAGCCAGACTTGCACATTTGTTTTTCACAGAAGTGGTGTGCAAATGTGATGTCGGTATTGACCTTCACACCGGCGCCATTCACCGAAGTAACATTCCTCAGATTCGGGCAAACCTGGATGATGAAGAAGTGATGGAAATGGCCAAGGCCTTTGGCGTGCCCGTTGTATTAAATGCGGATATACGCGATGGTTCATTGCGTCAGGCGGCCAGTGAAGCCGGCGTGAAAATGCTGCTTTATGAAGCCGGTCAGGCATTGCGCTATGACGAATTTTCAGTCAGAGCTGGCGTAAAAGGCGTTATCAACACCATGCGGCATTTGGGTATGCTGAATAAGCGTAAGAGCAAAGGCCATGATATTCAGCGCTTCATCGCCCATCAAAGTGGCTGGGTACGCGCATCTGAAAGCGGGTTTGTCACGCATTTGGCACAGTTAGGTGACCACGTTGAAAAAGGTGACCGGCTGGCTGTTATCGCCGACCCGTTTGGAGAACCGCAAGCCACCATTATTTGCCCCGCAGAGGGGGTGGTAATTGGCAAGCAAAATATCCCGCTGGCTCAGGAAGGTGAGGCAATTTATCATGTTGCCTATTTCAGCCGTGCTGAGGCGGTTGCAGAGCATGTGGAGCTACTTCAGGATAGCCTGGTGCCCACAGAGCAAGCAGTTTCTGAATAA
- the rimK gene encoding 30S ribosomal protein S6--L-glutamate ligase, with product MRIAILSRNPKLYSTKRLQEAGQQRGHEIDVIDTMHCYMDITSARPSVRYKGKRLPKYDAVIPRIGASVSFYGTSVVRQFEMMGTYSINESVAISRSRDKLRSLQLLSRKGIGMPRTGFAHHPDKIDDLIKNVGGAPVVIKLLEGTQGIGVVLADTAKAAESIIEAFMGLNASILVQEYIKEAGGSDIRCFVVGGKVVAAMKRQAAPGEFRSNLHRGGSASLTRLSPDERKCAVDAARTMGLNCCGVDILRSNSGPVVMEVNSSPGLEGIENATSKDVAGMIIEFIEKNATPNKTKTRGKG from the coding sequence ATGCGTATCGCAATACTCTCAAGAAATCCAAAATTATATTCTACAAAGCGACTTCAGGAAGCCGGTCAACAGCGTGGTCATGAGATAGATGTCATAGATACGATGCACTGCTATATGGATATTACCAGCGCACGCCCTTCTGTTCGCTACAAAGGCAAAAGATTGCCCAAGTATGATGCTGTCATACCGCGTATAGGCGCGTCGGTGAGCTTTTATGGCACTTCGGTTGTCCGACAGTTTGAAATGATGGGCACTTACAGTATTAACGAATCGGTGGCTATCAGTCGCTCAAGAGATAAATTACGCTCCCTGCAGCTTTTATCGCGCAAAGGGATCGGTATGCCGCGTACTGGGTTTGCTCACCACCCTGATAAAATTGACGATCTTATAAAGAATGTGGGTGGCGCGCCGGTCGTCATTAAGTTGCTGGAAGGCACTCAGGGTATTGGTGTGGTGCTGGCCGATACTGCAAAAGCAGCCGAGTCCATCATTGAAGCCTTTATGGGGCTTAATGCCAGTATTCTGGTACAAGAGTATATTAAAGAAGCCGGTGGGTCTGATATTCGCTGCTTCGTGGTGGGTGGCAAAGTCGTTGCAGCCATGAAACGGCAGGCTGCGCCAGGCGAATTTCGCTCTAATCTGCATCGGGGCGGTTCAGCCAGCCTGACTCGCTTGTCGCCGGATGAGCGCAAATGCGCGGTGGATGCGGCACGAACCATGGGCTTAAATTGCTGTGGTGTAGATATTCTGCGCTCTAACAGCGGGCCGGTGGTCATGGAAGTTAACTCATCGCCAGGGCTGGAAGGTATCGAAAATGCCACTAGCAAAGATGTGGCTGGAATGATAATTGAGTTTATTGAAAAAAATGCGACACCTAACAAAACAAAGACACGAGGGAAAGGCTAG